The proteins below are encoded in one region of Ptychodera flava strain L36383 unplaced genomic scaffold, AS_Pfla_20210202 Scaffold_86__1_contigs__length_474469_pilon, whole genome shotgun sequence:
- the LOC139129041 gene encoding uncharacterized protein — MINEEYLAASESDILPVLKGEKFKIISVVQKYEFEDPKKLDVVVRAVNDAADLIYTFNQTPSVWKIIGMPPSKGKEIAKELTRSSRLTITPKIVTTTEELNNELMSSHLVLIPPSTTSYGNLTLAAMCAAIPVAYPRRSHSYEIVRNHIDKLEATECAVEMDEDPKDLKAKIVSVITKNPTAFQRAKIIREHIKKKVGRDLQDSNECFVASITADLQDTSAHRNDQNTKIEPTVEDKGNVAENSVDDSDSTISDSEDETGEEEDEVSTENLPPSTEDEPIHAPLPNQEHRKMTYSRFSITRYIPYRQIVPVLVAITALVGQVKGILLALFFTACVLILNFYQFRRGKAGKISVDVDKSMLSNSQDKTGKEEDKVKTAEQRDGEQLLLESEALGDGDRVDISRDKNLTSGRMRQKGQIEIKVRPDGIIPKRGKSVREVAAAFYSNKQTKENAVLVGKQLDQRHEHMELHDTREGSISYIMDCQSSEALESLMDDYSSGSLHRMVKSTFLSKSLLNEIGALYLSLGTSIDYEEYLLCQEELAGKDIYHMPIEVIEEMNEEIKSDILREQVDVTMRQQTTRQKATDRDILRAMSVEQERGRQTELDELMNKWIKIRTELQQLNASHSALVFDRQEFVRNTGAIIDEVDIPVGIKQELMMAFQKFLPLGPDKTGKPDQKLVIEGDVLMEYVENTVHDFDIPTKGKQDIIEQFRKLVRAKSGKATAKASLTAKQEDLQERIQAIVDDADIPDEQKEVYHQLRQVETGTPLSNTVRVLLSRDGKESSGEDFDPLGLTINQNGHVLVCDYGPGVQPGSVKTVTADTAQILTSVTVHGLPHNFKPWDTKMADNGDYYTADVGNKCIVVSDAKSEVKQIIAMGKLKDPTGVFVDKDRNVFIADYMADCVIKCNGDGVIISRRQLIGPYSLTMNSKYQLIVSCRGDVKCIYVLDSNLEILNQFGSDHLVDPYGVTVDNADNIYVADWEKIVKFDRQGEYQETVTVDGDPYYIAVFTDGRIVYSDRSDFTVKVIYK, encoded by the exons ATGATAAACGAAGAATACTTAGCGGCTTCAGAATCAGATATACTGCCGGTACTCAAAGgcgaaaaattcaaaattatatcCGTTGTCCAGAAATACGAGTTTGAAGACCCCAAGAAACTTGATGTTGTTGTTAGGGCGGTAAATGATGCTGCTGACCTCATATATACGTTTAACCAAACTCCATCGGTATGGAAAATAATAGGAATGCCACCAAGTAAGGGAAAAGAGATAGCAAAGGAGCTGACACGTAGCTCAAGGTTGACCATCACGCCTAAAATTGTGACAACCACTGAAGAACTTAACAATGAACTGATGTCATCTCATCTTGTATTAATTCCGCCATCTACGACAAGTTATGGTAACCTTACTTTGGCAGCTATGTGCGCAGCGATACCTGTCGCGTATCCACGAAGGTCTCACAGTTACGAAATTGTCCGTAATCACATAGATAAGCTCGAAGCGACAGAATGTGCAGTAGAAATGGATGAAGACCCAAAAGATTTGAAAGCCAAAATAGTGTCGGTCATAACGAAAAACCCGACAGCATTTCAGCGTGCAAAGATAATAAGAGAGCACATAAAGAAAAAAGTAGGCCGGGATCTTCAGGATAGCAATGAATGTTTTGTTGCCTCGATAACTGCCGATCTGCAAGACACCTCTGCACACAGAAATGACCAGAATACAAAAATAGAGCCCACTGTTGAAGACAAAG GCAATGTCGCTGAGAATTCAGTTGATGACAGCGATTCAACGATCTCTGACAGCGAGGATGAAACTGGTGAGGAAGAGGATGAAGTCAGTACAG AAAATCTACCTCCTTCAACGGAAGATGAACCTATTCACGCTCCATTACCCAACCAAGAGCATAGGAAAATGACGTATTCAAGGTTCAGCATTACAAGATATATTCCTTATAGACAAATCGTTCCTGTTTTGGTGGCCATCACTGCCTTAGTTGGTCAGGTCAAGGGAATTCTGCTGGCATTGTTCTTCACAGCATGCGTGTTAATACTTAATTTCTACCAGTTTCGTCGAG GCAAGGCCGGTAAGATTTCAGTTGATGTCGACAAGTCAATGCTATCAAATAGTCAGGATAAAACAGGAAAGGAAGAGGATAAAGTCAAAACAG CTGAGCAAAGAGATGGAGAGCAACTACTATTGGAATCTGAAGCGTTAGGTGATGGAGATAGAGTCGACATATCAAGAGACAAGAATTTAACTAGTGGAAGAATGCGGCAGAAAG gtcaaattgaaataaaagtgaGACCAGACGGTATCATTCCAAAGAGAGGTAAAAGTGTGAGGGAAGTTGCTGCTGCCTTCTActccaacaaacaaacaaaagaaaatgctgTACTGGTTGGGAAACAACTAGACCAACGCCATGAACATATGGAATTACATGATACACGTGAAGGAAGCATTTCTTACATCATGGATTGCCAGTCATCGGAAGCCTTGGAGTCTTTGATGGATGACTATTCAAGTGGAAGTCTTCACAGGATGGTTAAGAGTACATTCCTGTCTAAGAGTCTCCTGAATGAAATTGGAGCTCTATACCTGTCCTTAGGAACATCGATAGATTATGAAGAGTATCTGCTATGTCAGGAGGAATTGGCAG GTAAGGACATCTACCATATGCCTATTGAAGTCATCGAAGAGATGAATGAGGAAATCAAATCAGACATTCTAAGAGAACAGGTCGATGTTACAATGAGACAACAAACAACAAGGCAGAAAGCTACAGACAGAGATATCCTAAGAGCAATGTCAGTGGAACAAGAGAGAGGTAGACaaactgaacttgatgaactTATGAATAAATGGATCAAGATACGGACTGAATTACAACAACTTAATGCCTCTCATTCTGCATTGGTGTTTGATCGACAAGAGTTCGTCCGAAACACAGGGGCCATAATCGACGAAGTAGATATTCCTGTAGGAATAAAGCAAGAATTAATGATGGCTTTCCAGAAGTTCCTACCTTTGGGTCCTGACAAGACTGGCAAGCCTGATCAAAAGTTGGTGATAGAGGGCGATGTACTCATGGAGTATGTTGAGAACACCGTGcatgactttgacattcctACCAAAGGGAAACAAGACATAATAGAGCAATTCAGGAAGTTGGTACGGGCAAAGTCGGGGAAGGCGACCGCCAAAGCCAGTTTGACTGCAAAACAAGAGGATCTACAAGAGCGTATCCAGGCAATCGTTGATGACGCTGACATTCCTGATGAACAGAAGGAAGTCTATCATCAGTTAAGGCAGGTCGAAACAG GTACACCACTGTCCAACACTGTCAGGGTTTTATTGTCCAGAGATGGCAAGGAATCATCAGGAGAAGACTTTGACCCATTGGGATTGACAATAAACCAGAATGGACATGTACTTGTCTGTGACTATGGACCTGGTGTCCAGCCTGGCAGTGTGAAGACAGTAACAGCAGACACTGCACAGATTCTAACATCTGTCACAGTTCATGGCTTACCTCACAATTTCAAACCATGGGACACAAAAATGGCAGACAATGGCGACTATTACACAGCGGATGTCGGCAACAAATGCATTGTAGTGAGTGATGCAAAGAGTGAAGTGAAACAAATAATAGCAATGGGTAAACTGAAAGACCCCACTGGTGTATTTGTTgataaagacagaaatgttttcatagCAGACTACATGGCAGACTGTGTAATCAAATGTAATGGAGATGGGGTCATTATTTCAAGACGACAACTCATTGGGCCCTACTCTCTGAccatgaatagcaaatatcaactCATAGTGTCATGTCGTGGTGATGTAAAGTGTATCTATGTTTTGGACagtaatcttgaaatattgaatcaatTTGGAAGTGATCACTTAGTGGATCCATATGGAGTTACAGTTGACAATGCAGACAATATTTATGTGGCAGATTGGGAGaagatagtgaaatttgatagaCAGGGTGAATACCAGGAAACTGTAACTGTAGATGGAGACCCTTACTACATTGCAGTGTTTACAGACGGTAGAATAGTTTATTCAGATCGCAGTGATTTCACTGTCAAGGTCATTTACAAGTAA